A single genomic interval of Lathyrus oleraceus cultivar Zhongwan6 chromosome 7, CAAS_Psat_ZW6_1.0, whole genome shotgun sequence harbors:
- the LOC127103574 gene encoding uncharacterized protein LOC127103574 yields the protein MKTVTGFGKCYEMLVKEFIVNISKECDDKRSKEFRKVYVRGKCVDFSPEIINRFLGKNEEEQAEIEVSDNVICREITAKKVKEWPRKRKLFVSALSVNYVVLHRIGVANWVPTNNTSNIVVGLAFPLLICGVILIQHPSILINSDSTCKRDPHLSLHYRLFTEKHVPDIIMTSGQTPSRPTNRTSILAELKVTCKTLYETIKRCIERKSNIEMLIKALSEEEGDLKNDGTNEEKENEDGADTSDDEDVTSNDED from the exons atgaaaactgtaACAGGTTTTGGAAAGTGCTATGAAATGCTTGTCAAAGAATTTATTGTGAACATCTCCAAGGAGTGTGACGACAAAAGGAGCAAGGAGTTTAGAAAAGTGTATGTCAGAGGAAAATGTGTGGATTTTTCTCCTGAAATAATCAATAGGTTCTTGGGTAAAAATGAAGAAGAACAAGCTGAAATTGAAGTCTCTGACAATGTCATCTGCAGAGAGATTACTGCTAAGAAAGTGAAGGAATGGCCAAGGAAAAGGAAACTGTTTGTTAGTGCCTTGAGTGTCAATTATGTTGTTCTCCACAGAATTGGAGTTGCAAATTGGGTTCCAACCAATAACACCTCCAATATAGTTGTTGGGTTAG CTTTTCCATTATTAATCTGTGGGGTTATCCTAATTCAACACCCTAGCATCTTAATCAACTCTGATAGTACATGCAAAAGGGACCCTCATCTCTCATTGCATTATAGGTTGTTCACTGAGAAACATGTCCCAGACATTATCATGACATCTGGACAGACTCCTTCAAGGCCTACCAACAGAACAAGCATTCTAGCTGAGCTGAAAGTCACATGCAAGACATTGTATGAAACTATAAAAAGATGTATTGAAAGGAAAAGTAATATTGAAATGTTGATTAAGGCTCTATCTGAAGAAGAAGGAGATTTGAAAAATGATGGAACAAATGAAGAAAAGGAAAATGAAGATGGGGCTGATACAagtgatgatgaagatgttacCAGCAATGACGAAGATTGA